One Alkalicoccus halolimnae DNA segment encodes these proteins:
- a CDS encoding zinc-binding alcohol dehydrogenase family protein, producing MADKMKAVGLYEYLPIDDPKSLQDVKVKKPKAKGKDILVEVKAVSVNPVDTKIRAPKEGKEEEPKILGWDAAGVVKDTGDEVELFQPGDEVYYAGAVNRQGSNSEFHLVDERIAAKKPENLDFSDAAAMPLTTITAWEALFHRMGISINPEDNEGKKILMVGAAGGVGSIAVQLAKYAGLTVIGTVSREETAEWAKKNGADYFINHYKDFPEQLQEHGIQEVDFIFCMNSTETHWENMSEVIAPQGKICSIVESKEELDMNLIKNKSAAFLWEFMFTRPIYQTEDMIEQHRLLKETARLIENGDIQTTATKKMQGLRAETFREAHQIVEEGKMIGKLVIKID from the coding sequence ATGGCAGATAAAATGAAAGCCGTCGGTCTTTACGAATATTTACCTATAGATGATCCGAAAAGTCTGCAGGATGTAAAAGTGAAAAAACCGAAAGCAAAAGGGAAAGATATTCTCGTGGAAGTAAAAGCGGTATCCGTTAATCCGGTGGATACGAAAATCCGCGCTCCAAAAGAAGGAAAAGAAGAAGAGCCGAAAATCCTCGGCTGGGATGCCGCGGGAGTTGTAAAGGATACAGGAGACGAAGTAGAACTGTTCCAGCCCGGGGATGAAGTGTATTATGCAGGCGCGGTGAACCGTCAGGGCTCTAACAGCGAATTCCATCTGGTAGATGAGCGGATAGCAGCAAAAAAACCTGAAAATCTTGATTTTTCCGATGCTGCAGCGATGCCGCTTACGACCATTACGGCCTGGGAAGCGTTGTTTCACCGCATGGGTATTTCCATAAACCCGGAAGACAATGAAGGGAAAAAGATATTGATGGTAGGCGCTGCCGGCGGTGTCGGATCTATTGCCGTGCAGCTCGCTAAATACGCCGGCCTTACGGTCATTGGAACGGTCTCACGCGAAGAAACGGCAGAGTGGGCAAAGAAAAACGGGGCAGATTACTTCATCAATCACTATAAGGATTTTCCTGAACAGCTGCAGGAGCATGGAATTCAGGAAGTGGACTTTATCTTCTGCATGAATTCGACGGAAACGCACTGGGAAAACATGAGTGAAGTGATCGCTCCCCAGGGGAAAATCTGCTCGATTGTAGAATCAAAGGAAGAACTGGATATGAACTTGATTAAAAATAAGAGTGCTGCTTTTCTCTGGGAATTTATGTTTACCCGGCCGATTTATCAGACGGAAGATATGATAGAGCAGCACCGTCTATTAAAGGAAACGGCCCGCTTAATCGAGAACGGTGACATTCAGACAACAGCTACAAAGAAAATGCAGGGTCTGAGAGCCGAAACATTCCGGGAAGCGCATCAGATTGTAGAGGAAGGAAAAATGATCGGGAAGCTGGTCATAAAAATAGACTAG
- the asnB gene encoding asparagine synthase B: protein MCGIFAMTGTINNEKMDRVLASMTHRGPDEGSDKKMESFHLGHQRLSIVGVNHGKQPISNADESKWIVVNGEIYNYRQLQRDLPSDTAYLTESDSELALKWYEKEGASSVRRMDGMFGYVIVDNENETFMAARDTLGIKPLYYGKDQAGNMVFASEVKTLYVVTDDVNEFPAGHYYTPEEGFVSYRKINLPADEEIYDEKDVPQMLAGIRRELGEAVEKRLMADVEVGVLLSGGLDSSLIAKIAHEKRKTSNPMKSFCVGSEGSEDVLRAREVAEEIGTEHYEYIYTEKELVEALPEVIYHLESYDSSLVRSAIPSYFVSKLAAEHVKVILSGEGADELFSGYSYLKEINNTKELNEELLRIINTLHNINLQRADRMSMAHSLELRVPFLDLQLIEYALKIPSQLKLGEDEIEKWILRKAYDGELADNIIWRSKAEFSEGSGALDILEKYAETQYTEEEVAEANKENEWVRSKQELLYYEIFKEHFPHDSILTTVGHWATS, encoded by the coding sequence ATGTGCGGTATTTTTGCAATGACAGGAACGATTAATAACGAAAAGATGGACAGGGTGCTCGCTTCGATGACGCACCGGGGGCCGGATGAAGGTTCCGATAAGAAAATGGAATCATTTCACCTCGGTCACCAGCGGCTGTCGATCGTCGGAGTTAATCACGGAAAACAGCCGATCAGCAATGCGGATGAATCAAAATGGATAGTCGTTAATGGCGAAATTTATAATTACCGCCAGCTGCAGAGGGATCTTCCGTCCGATACAGCCTATTTAACGGAATCTGACAGTGAACTTGCTTTGAAATGGTACGAAAAAGAAGGGGCGTCATCGGTGCGACGCATGGACGGCATGTTCGGCTACGTTATTGTCGATAACGAAAACGAGACGTTCATGGCTGCACGGGATACCCTCGGCATCAAGCCTCTCTACTATGGTAAAGACCAAGCTGGCAACATGGTTTTTGCCTCGGAAGTGAAAACGCTGTATGTCGTGACGGACGATGTAAACGAATTTCCAGCCGGACATTACTATACACCGGAGGAAGGTTTTGTTTCCTACCGCAAAATTAACCTGCCGGCGGATGAAGAAATTTATGACGAGAAAGATGTTCCGCAGATGCTTGCCGGCATTCGCAGAGAGCTTGGAGAAGCGGTGGAAAAACGACTGATGGCCGACGTGGAAGTCGGCGTCCTGCTGAGCGGGGGTCTCGACAGCAGCCTGATTGCAAAAATAGCCCATGAAAAAAGAAAAACAAGTAATCCGATGAAGTCTTTCTGCGTTGGGAGTGAAGGCAGCGAAGACGTGCTGCGGGCACGGGAAGTGGCAGAGGAAATCGGCACAGAGCACTACGAATATATTTATACGGAAAAGGAGCTCGTTGAAGCGCTTCCGGAAGTTATTTATCATCTGGAGTCCTATGATTCATCCCTCGTCCGGAGCGCGATTCCAAGCTATTTCGTTTCAAAGCTTGCTGCCGAACACGTCAAAGTGATTCTCTCGGGCGAAGGTGCGGATGAGCTCTTCTCCGGATACAGTTATTTGAAAGAGATAAATAACACGAAAGAGTTAAATGAAGAGCTGCTGCGGATCATCAATACGCTGCACAACATCAACCTTCAGCGTGCCGATCGTATGAGCATGGCCCATTCTCTGGAGCTGCGTGTGCCGTTCCTCGACCTGCAGCTCATTGAATATGCTTTGAAAATTCCTTCCCAGCTCAAGCTCGGAGAAGACGAGATTGAAAAGTGGATCCTTCGAAAAGCATACGATGGAGAGCTTGCAGACAATATTATCTGGCGCTCGAAAGCAGAGTTTTCGGAAGGAAGCGGAGCGCTGGATATTTTGGAAAAGTATGCGGAAACGCAGTACACGGAGGAAGAAGTGGCTGAGGCAAATAAAGAAAATGAATGGGTTCGTTCCAAGCAGGAGCTCCTTTATTATGAAATCTTTAAAGAGCACTTCCCGCACGATTCCATTCTCACTACCGTAGGACACTGGGCAACAAGTTAA
- a CDS encoding sodium/glutamate symporter, whose product MSIESLTIDLGLISILLLIGIVLRAKVKLLQKLFIPASFIAGILGLIFGPNGLGLLPFSELISDYPTILIAVVFAAIPIGAAKVNWKEKFTKIRNMWFYSMTLTLLMWPAGLLVTYLILEHIWTLPTGFGFALGAGFLGGHGTAAAVGEVFNAQGWEEITDIGYTAATVGLLAAVVGGLAIIKRNTRRKQTSFLAEFDDLPDDLRTGLIKKEDRASSGTDTVSSSTVDPLFFHAAIIGGVVLVSYYLQQQLTDWFPDLSFPLLSLAFIMGLIAQLALRKSKADYYVDKRVVTRVGGTATDLIVVFGITSINLAIVADYAVPLILMFVFGVIWAYAIFHFIAPRVFHQNWFENGIFGFGWSTGTVAMGVALLRIVDPDSESTTLDDYALGYTGMVPVEVAIITFGPLLIISGLGLPFMIGLFVIWIVLMLGCARAGWLVPKGTLRKRFK is encoded by the coding sequence ATGAGTATTGAAAGCTTAACGATTGACTTAGGACTTATTTCTATTTTGCTGCTTATCGGAATAGTTCTCCGGGCGAAAGTGAAACTGCTGCAAAAACTATTCATTCCAGCAAGCTTTATCGCAGGAATTCTCGGACTCATTTTCGGACCGAACGGACTTGGCCTGCTGCCGTTTTCAGAATTAATATCTGATTATCCGACGATTCTGATCGCGGTCGTATTTGCCGCTATCCCGATAGGTGCAGCAAAAGTAAACTGGAAAGAGAAATTTACCAAAATTCGTAACATGTGGTTTTATTCGATGACGCTGACGCTCTTAATGTGGCCGGCGGGTCTTCTTGTTACTTATTTGATTTTAGAACACATATGGACGCTGCCGACAGGATTTGGATTTGCGCTCGGTGCAGGCTTTCTTGGCGGGCACGGAACAGCAGCTGCGGTAGGCGAAGTCTTCAACGCCCAGGGATGGGAGGAAATTACGGATATCGGCTACACGGCAGCAACGGTCGGACTGCTTGCCGCGGTCGTCGGCGGGCTGGCTATTATTAAAAGAAATACCCGCCGAAAACAGACAAGCTTCCTTGCTGAATTTGACGATCTTCCGGACGACCTTCGTACAGGGCTTATTAAAAAAGAGGACCGGGCTTCTTCCGGTACAGACACCGTTTCGAGCAGTACCGTTGATCCTTTATTCTTTCACGCTGCTATTATAGGGGGAGTCGTGCTGGTCAGTTATTATCTTCAGCAGCAGCTCACAGACTGGTTCCCTGACTTATCGTTTCCGCTGCTGAGCCTGGCTTTCATCATGGGGCTGATCGCCCAGCTCGCTCTGAGAAAATCCAAGGCGGATTACTACGTAGATAAACGAGTAGTGACGAGAGTAGGAGGAACGGCGACAGATTTGATCGTTGTTTTCGGAATTACCTCGATTAACCTGGCTATTGTTGCAGATTATGCTGTTCCGCTGATTTTAATGTTCGTTTTTGGGGTAATATGGGCATATGCAATCTTTCATTTCATCGCTCCCCGTGTCTTTCATCAGAACTGGTTTGAGAACGGTATATTTGGGTTTGGCTGGTCGACAGGGACGGTTGCTATGGGAGTCGCGCTGCTTCGTATTGTAGATCCGGATAGTGAAAGTACGACTCTGGACGATTATGCGCTCGGCTATACTGGAATGGTTCCGGTGGAAGTGGCAATCATCACGTTCGGTCCGCTGCTCATCATTTCCGGATTAGGGCTTCCGTTTATGATTGGACTGTTTGTCATATGGATCGTACTTATGCTCGGCTGTGCGAGAGCAGGCTGGCTTGTACCGAAAGGCACGCTGCGAAAACGATTTAAGTAA
- a CDS encoding spore germination protein GerW family protein — translation MNEEKSMKRFPLQSIFDKFAEKRDVTLVYGDPIKLEHRTILPVAKVKYNLGAGSGYEDGDESENKKGSGGEGGGGQFLIKPVGVYDITDEKTTYKPVVPLEMIFIIPLIITGLAMLLGSKSNNCGNR, via the coding sequence ATGAATGAGGAAAAATCAATGAAAAGATTCCCGCTGCAGTCCATTTTTGATAAGTTTGCCGAGAAGAGGGATGTGACGCTCGTTTATGGGGATCCTATTAAACTTGAACACCGGACGATTCTGCCTGTTGCCAAAGTGAAATATAATCTGGGTGCCGGAAGCGGATACGAAGATGGGGATGAAAGTGAAAACAAAAAAGGCAGCGGAGGAGAAGGAGGCGGTGGACAGTTTTTGATTAAGCCGGTGGGTGTTTACGATATTACAGACGAAAAAACCACTTACAAACCGGTGGTGCCTCTGGAAATGATCTTTATTATTCCTTTAATTATTACCGGGCTCGCCATGCTGTTAGGTTCGAAATCAAACAACTGCGGAAACAGATAA
- a CDS encoding sodium/glutamate symporter — MTANEVGFAFLILGIFLVLGKWIRVYSSLMQQLFLPSSIIAGLIALLIGPEVLGAAAAAVFSPDHFLAQGLLTETILEVWAALPGLFINIVFASLFIGTTLPSLKKVWIIGGPQVAMGQMVSWGQYALGMLLVILILTPFFGTNPLAGALIEISFVGGHGTAAGLGETFDELGFAEGYDLSVGLATIGILSGVIIGIILINIGARTGKAKYVGGKASFSSKGQHGIVDLHNRDASGDMTTRPESVDPLSIHIAYVGLAIGIGWVLLEGFVWLEAVTYGAATDVYLFEYVPLFPLAMIGGIIVQILSDKLDRFQVIDRKTINRVSGLSLDILIVSALATISVSVIGDNLVTFVSLAVLGIVWNVFAFLYLAPKMIPSYWFERGLGDFGQATGIAATGLLLMKVADPNNETPALEGFGYKQVLFEPFVGGGLVTAAAMPLIFQFGAVPFLIGCSAVTIAWMIFGLLYFGKK, encoded by the coding sequence ATGACAGCAAATGAAGTCGGTTTTGCTTTTCTTATCCTCGGTATTTTCCTCGTCCTCGGAAAGTGGATACGTGTTTATTCCAGCCTTATGCAGCAGCTGTTTCTTCCTTCCTCCATCATTGCCGGGCTGATAGCCCTCCTCATCGGACCGGAAGTGCTGGGAGCTGCAGCCGCTGCTGTTTTTTCACCAGACCATTTTCTTGCCCAGGGGCTCCTTACGGAAACGATTCTTGAAGTCTGGGCTGCTCTTCCCGGCCTGTTTATTAACATTGTATTTGCCTCTCTTTTCATTGGAACTACTCTGCCCAGCCTGAAAAAGGTATGGATTATCGGTGGTCCGCAGGTAGCCATGGGGCAGATGGTTTCCTGGGGGCAGTACGCATTAGGGATGCTCCTCGTAATCCTGATTCTTACTCCTTTTTTCGGAACCAATCCACTGGCAGGAGCTTTAATTGAAATCAGTTTTGTCGGTGGACACGGCACAGCAGCTGGTCTCGGGGAAACATTCGATGAACTCGGTTTTGCGGAAGGGTACGATCTTTCCGTCGGTCTTGCCACCATTGGTATTTTAAGCGGGGTCATTATAGGTATTATCCTTATTAACATTGGTGCAAGAACCGGGAAAGCGAAATATGTTGGCGGTAAAGCCTCCTTTTCCAGCAAAGGACAGCACGGCATCGTCGATTTACATAACCGGGATGCCAGCGGAGATATGACGACCCGTCCCGAATCAGTCGATCCGTTGTCGATCCACATTGCTTATGTAGGACTGGCGATCGGAATCGGCTGGGTGCTGCTTGAAGGATTCGTATGGCTGGAAGCAGTAACCTACGGTGCTGCTACCGACGTCTATTTGTTCGAATATGTACCCCTTTTTCCGCTGGCTATGATCGGCGGTATTATCGTACAGATTCTGTCGGATAAGCTTGACCGGTTCCAGGTCATTGACCGGAAAACAATCAACCGCGTAAGCGGCCTTTCACTTGATATTCTGATCGTAAGTGCTCTGGCAACTATCTCCGTTTCTGTAATTGGCGATAACCTGGTCACCTTTGTTTCACTTGCCGTTTTAGGAATTGTCTGGAACGTTTTTGCTTTCCTTTACCTGGCACCGAAAATGATTCCCTCCTATTGGTTTGAGCGCGGACTAGGTGATTTCGGTCAGGCTACCGGGATTGCCGCTACCGGTTTACTGCTGATGAAAGTGGCCGACCCTAACAATGAAACTCCCGCTCTGGAAGGGTTTGGATATAAGCAGGTCCTGTTTGAACCGTTTGTCGGCGGGGGACTTGTAACCGCCGCTGCCATGCCGCTCATTTTCCAGTTCGGAGCTGTGCCGTTTCTTATAGGCTGTTCGGCTGTTACGATTGCCTGGATGATCTTTGGCCTTTTATACTTCGGAAAAAAATAA
- a CDS encoding DUF418 domain-containing protein has product MNITPSSAKERILTIDIIRGFALLGIILANMAYFKSPVLQKTGLLYETAPLPDQALDIFAVVFTDTFVLGKFYPMFSLLFGLGFYLFYERLIQKDLDGKQFYKRRLVFLLVIGFIHLVFIWSGDILVTYALGGFLLLLFINRTPKFILTWGILLIAGLSVVMTGLVVLGNFFLQMDAVSEFQAGTSQAVSEAYTVMSQGSYTEILAFRFTSEIILILGNLPISVLNVFGIFLIGLYFGKQGWFRNVGEHLAGWKKIRLHAGWSGILLTALFAALKFDVTGLPFWMADGLAQGLNLIAGPLLMLFYVSVMVLLLHGKAPGLISTSLAAVGKMALTNYLMQSIICVLIFFGFGFGLYGSVGAFTGMVLAILIYFAQIVFSRVWLTRFNQGPMEALWRKWTYKKAS; this is encoded by the coding sequence ATGAACATCACGCCTTCGTCAGCTAAAGAAAGAATTTTAACAATTGATATTATCCGCGGTTTCGCTCTTTTAGGAATAATTCTGGCAAACATGGCTTACTTCAAATCGCCTGTGCTCCAGAAAACCGGACTTTTATATGAAACGGCGCCGCTTCCGGATCAGGCGCTGGATATCTTTGCCGTTGTATTTACAGACACCTTCGTGCTCGGGAAATTTTACCCGATGTTTTCCCTTTTGTTCGGGCTTGGTTTTTACTTGTTTTATGAAAGACTCATCCAGAAAGACCTGGACGGAAAGCAGTTTTATAAACGAAGGCTTGTCTTCCTGCTGGTGATTGGATTTATTCACCTCGTTTTCATCTGGTCGGGGGATATCCTTGTCACGTATGCCTTAGGTGGCTTTCTGCTGCTGCTTTTTATCAACCGCACACCCAAGTTCATTCTTACCTGGGGGATTCTGCTGATTGCCGGGCTGTCGGTTGTCATGACAGGACTGGTCGTATTAGGCAACTTCTTCCTGCAGATGGATGCTGTTTCGGAATTCCAGGCGGGAACCTCCCAGGCGGTTTCTGAAGCCTACACGGTGATGAGCCAGGGTTCATATACAGAAATTCTTGCGTTCCGGTTCACGAGCGAAATTATTCTCATCCTCGGCAACCTGCCGATTTCTGTTTTAAATGTTTTCGGAATTTTCCTTATCGGACTTTATTTCGGAAAGCAGGGATGGTTCCGCAATGTCGGGGAGCACCTTGCAGGGTGGAAAAAAATCCGCCTGCATGCAGGATGGAGCGGCATTTTATTAACCGCGCTTTTTGCAGCACTGAAATTTGATGTGACGGGTCTTCCTTTCTGGATGGCCGATGGTCTGGCCCAGGGTCTCAATCTGATCGCAGGACCGCTGCTCATGCTGTTTTATGTTTCCGTAATGGTTCTCCTCCTTCACGGGAAAGCACCGGGTCTTATCAGTACTTCGCTTGCTGCTGTCGGAAAAATGGCGCTCACGAACTACTTAATGCAGTCGATTATCTGCGTCCTGATCTTCTTCGGATTCGGATTTGGCCTCTATGGGAGCGTGGGTGCGTTCACCGGCATGGTTCTGGCCATACTGATTTATTTTGCCCAGATCGTTTTCAGCAGAGTGTGGCTGACCCGCTTTAACCAGGGACCGATGGAAGCACTGTGGCGAAAGTGGACGTATAAAAAAGCGTCTTAA
- a CDS encoding SDR family NAD(P)-dependent oxidoreductase, which yields MNTHKTVLITGANSGIGLAASVLFAHEGWNVIMACRNELKGMEARRAVVRAAKNERITMLQVDLSSFQSVRHFSRQVKGRFMKLDALINNAAYFAHGSPHRLSEDGIELTFAVNTVGPYLLTEELKELLLKAEDPRVLHASSNIIKHFFDPKKELRLNRVTGPWPVQDTFTVYDQYRDSKMALVMLMFKQASVYRGTPISFHALQINGAKMSKSTLEGIAYPWKAAARIQNLFFPPPDKMAEKYLQVCSYSQFGEISGKLINHRLQVMEPASKNPSFSMQTKQVLHADYYPFYADNEKVQNELWELCGELTNKQPL from the coding sequence ATGAATACTCATAAAACAGTACTGATTACAGGAGCAAACTCAGGAATAGGACTGGCTGCTTCTGTTCTTTTTGCACATGAGGGATGGAACGTTATAATGGCCTGCCGCAATGAACTGAAAGGCATGGAAGCGAGACGGGCCGTTGTGCGGGCTGCGAAAAATGAACGAATCACTATGCTGCAGGTGGACCTCTCCTCTTTTCAGTCTGTTCGTCATTTTTCCCGCCAGGTGAAAGGCCGTTTCATGAAACTGGACGCTTTAATTAATAATGCGGCCTATTTTGCGCACGGCTCGCCCCACCGGCTGAGCGAAGACGGAATAGAACTTACTTTTGCTGTCAATACAGTGGGGCCGTACCTTCTAACGGAAGAATTAAAAGAGCTGCTTTTAAAGGCTGAAGATCCCCGGGTGCTTCATGCGTCAAGTAACATTATCAAACATTTTTTCGATCCGAAAAAAGAACTTCGTTTAAACAGGGTTACCGGTCCCTGGCCGGTACAAGATACATTCACGGTCTATGATCAGTACCGCGATTCGAAAATGGCTTTAGTGATGCTGATGTTTAAACAGGCATCTGTATACAGGGGAACTCCTATCAGCTTTCACGCCCTGCAGATAAACGGAGCCAAAATGTCAAAGTCCACCCTTGAAGGGATAGCTTATCCATGGAAAGCAGCAGCCCGCATTCAAAATCTGTTCTTTCCGCCTCCGGATAAAATGGCGGAAAAATATTTGCAGGTCTGTTCTTACAGCCAGTTTGGTGAAATCTCCGGAAAGCTGATTAATCATCGACTGCAGGTGATGGAGCCGGCATCCAAAAATCCATCGTTTTCCATGCAGACAAAACAGGTTCTGCATGCCGATTATTATCCCTTTTATGCAGATAATGAAAAAGTTCAAAATGAGCTGTGGGAATTATGCGGTGAGCTTACGAACAAGCAGCCGTTGTAA
- a CDS encoding lytic transglycosylase domain-containing protein, whose amino-acid sequence MKKTLNTSMRLTVAVAAIILFVGVLYAFISYQHSSSPESNSSSTTSSQEIAANEIPADFIPIYQEAAEEYEIPWKLLAAVHRIETVFSTMDPLLSPVGAEGHLQFMPCTWTGWSHPTCGEAGKGDISEETKTDPEAIAEYGGYGVDGSGSGTADPYDIEDAVFSAANYLAQSGADEGRLYDAVYAYNRADWYVLDVLDYMENYEEGYEEVHYEYALDYTNN is encoded by the coding sequence ATGAAAAAAACGTTGAACACAAGTATGCGGCTTACAGTGGCTGTAGCAGCAATTATTCTTTTCGTAGGGGTTCTGTATGCCTTTATTTCCTATCAGCATTCCAGTTCGCCGGAGAGTAACAGTTCTTCAACAACATCATCACAGGAAATTGCAGCTAATGAAATTCCGGCCGATTTTATTCCAATTTATCAGGAAGCGGCGGAAGAATATGAGATTCCATGGAAACTGCTTGCAGCGGTTCATCGTATAGAGACCGTTTTTTCCACGATGGATCCCCTGCTAAGCCCGGTTGGAGCGGAAGGCCATCTTCAATTTATGCCCTGTACGTGGACGGGATGGAGCCACCCAACCTGCGGAGAAGCGGGGAAGGGAGATATTTCAGAGGAAACAAAAACTGATCCTGAAGCGATTGCGGAATACGGCGGCTACGGAGTAGACGGAAGCGGCAGCGGCACGGCAGATCCTTATGATATAGAAGATGCCGTATTCAGTGCAGCGAATTACCTTGCGCAGTCAGGAGCGGATGAAGGCAGACTTTACGATGCCGTCTACGCTTACAACCGTGCTGACTGGTACGTACTGGACGTTCTTGATTATATGGAAAATTACGAAGAAGGATATGAAGAAGTGCATTATGAATATGCACTCGATTATACTAATAATTAG
- a CDS encoding CsbD family protein: MAKNDGMSDKVKSKVNKVKGEVKEQYGNAADNKQKESEGKKDKMKSDYQKTKGDFKEKL, from the coding sequence ATGGCTAAAAATGACGGAATGAGCGATAAAGTGAAAAGTAAAGTAAACAAAGTAAAGGGAGAAGTAAAGGAACAGTACGGAAACGCTGCTGACAATAAACAAAAAGAGTCAGAAGGAAAAAAGGACAAAATGAAAAGTGATTACCAGAAGACAAAAGGAGATTTCAAAGAGAAATTGTAA
- a CDS encoding CPBP family intramembrane glutamic endopeptidase → MEEKVIEQHSLGKSVFLHLFPGLLILLVFIASAPILYQNNIPVLFGILFAIITALVPFQLGVILWASKKQYGNYSLKAALVYTRPMSKWLFVLLILVLFLWSGITLLIAGWLDQPIMDSLFNWLPAWFFVIEDFSVYSNAMLVTLIIFMLLLNGLLGPVVEELYFRGYLLPRIEHFKAAAPVLNAVLFSVYHFFSPWQNIGRMIGLIPMCYVVYRMRNIYVGIFVHCMGNIFASLSLLVFLS, encoded by the coding sequence ATGGAAGAAAAAGTGATTGAACAGCATTCATTAGGCAAGTCGGTTTTTCTGCATTTGTTCCCTGGTCTTTTGATACTGCTCGTATTTATCGCCTCTGCACCAATTTTGTATCAAAATAATATACCTGTCCTGTTCGGTATTTTATTTGCCATCATAACTGCACTGGTCCCTTTTCAGCTGGGTGTGATTTTATGGGCAAGTAAAAAACAGTACGGGAACTATTCTCTTAAAGCGGCGCTCGTTTATACCAGGCCGATGTCAAAATGGTTATTTGTACTGCTGATCCTGGTCCTGTTTCTCTGGTCAGGCATAACGCTGCTGATTGCGGGATGGCTTGATCAGCCGATTATGGATAGTTTGTTTAACTGGCTTCCGGCCTGGTTTTTCGTTATCGAAGACTTCTCTGTCTACTCGAATGCGATGCTTGTTACTCTTATTATCTTCATGCTTCTGTTGAATGGACTGCTCGGGCCGGTCGTTGAAGAATTGTATTTCCGCGGCTATTTACTGCCGCGAATCGAACACTTCAAAGCTGCTGCCCCGGTGCTGAACGCTGTGTTGTTTTCCGTTTATCATTTCTTTTCCCCCTGGCAGAATATCGGTCGAATGATTGGGCTTATTCCAATGTGCTATGTCGTGTACCGGATGAGAAATATATATGTCGGCATCTTTGTTCATTGTATGGGCAATATTTTTGCCTCACTGAGCCTGCTGGTCTTCTTGTCTTAA